In Natrinema amylolyticum, the following are encoded in one genomic region:
- a CDS encoding DUF7344 domain-containing protein, whose translation MMTDISDAKSVETDGSLPSNTIFELLYDEHRRYALYYLSRRVGAISLEDLVDRIADREDADRDGIERIAVTFHHNHLRKLIDSKVLRYDADAGTIERRTAARSLDPYLELAYVDDL comes from the coding sequence ATGATGACAGATATCTCGGACGCGAAATCCGTGGAGACCGACGGGTCTCTTCCCTCGAACACGATCTTCGAGCTCCTGTACGACGAACATCGCCGGTACGCGTTGTACTACCTCTCCCGGAGAGTGGGGGCGATCAGTCTCGAGGACCTCGTCGATCGGATCGCCGATCGAGAGGATGCCGACCGCGACGGAATCGAACGGATCGCCGTCACGTTCCACCACAACCACCTGCGGAAGCTGATCGACTCGAAGGTCCTGCGCTACGACGCGGACGCCGGGACGATCGAACGCCGGACCGCAGCCCGCTCGCTGGACCCGTACCTCGAGCTCGCGTACGTCGACGACCTGTAG